A window from Hoeflea sp. IMCC20628 encodes these proteins:
- a CDS encoding AMP-binding protein has protein sequence MTQMPEIFPSVVHMLAESARLHPEREAIVCDDERLDYAQYAGAVAQFASELIGHGAQGGRVAIIMPNSADFAIALFAGLAAGAQTSALNPLYTEYELGEILEDCRPDVVLAAPEVMDKISNIVEKLGLRPAIAIGLGARRLTTASRDMAPGLPLPDPDSLGILQYTGGTTGKPKGVEISHRATAMNISQRQMLVPITRDDRLLVMTPLYHVYASSMGLFSAAYAAAPLVILPRYTTEIALQTIGREGITFFAGSPTIYHGLLADPRMTTTDFSRLSLCFSGASALPSETLAEWERQTGSVICEAFGQTETGPVIAANPRDGLRKAGSVGLILPQTEVEIVDAQDGETVLPAGEIGEIRARGPQMMRGYRNRPEETAQTLRDGWVYTGDIGFLDTDGYLNIRDRKKDMVIVSGFNVYPREIEEALYGVSGVLEAAVIGVPHPHKGEVLHAQIVAPGLSTQSVMEQLAQRLTRYKLPASVEIVEALPKTPIGKVDKVALREAAQANGKS, from the coding sequence ATGACCCAGATGCCAGAAATCTTTCCATCTGTTGTCCACATGCTGGCGGAATCCGCTCGACTCCATCCGGAAAGGGAAGCCATCGTCTGCGATGACGAACGTCTCGATTACGCTCAGTATGCGGGGGCGGTGGCGCAGTTTGCCTCCGAGCTCATCGGGCACGGGGCCCAAGGTGGACGTGTAGCTATCATCATGCCGAACTCCGCGGATTTTGCGATTGCGCTTTTCGCAGGGCTGGCAGCAGGAGCGCAGACGTCGGCCTTGAATCCGCTTTACACCGAATACGAGCTTGGCGAGATACTGGAAGATTGCCGACCGGATGTGGTGCTCGCCGCTCCGGAGGTGATGGACAAGATTTCCAATATTGTGGAAAAACTCGGTTTGCGTCCGGCGATTGCAATCGGGCTCGGAGCAAGGCGACTGACAACCGCTTCCCGTGACATGGCGCCTGGCCTGCCCTTGCCGGACCCAGATTCACTGGGGATTCTGCAGTACACAGGAGGGACCACCGGCAAGCCCAAAGGTGTCGAAATTTCCCACCGCGCAACTGCGATGAACATCTCGCAGCGACAAATGCTTGTGCCGATTACCCGGGACGACCGCCTTCTGGTGATGACGCCGCTCTATCACGTCTATGCAAGTTCAATGGGTCTGTTTTCCGCCGCCTATGCCGCAGCTCCACTCGTTATCTTGCCCCGCTACACCACGGAAATCGCATTGCAGACAATCGGGCGCGAGGGCATCACCTTTTTTGCCGGCAGTCCGACCATTTATCACGGGCTGCTTGCGGATCCACGCATGACGACGACCGATTTTTCCCGACTGAGCCTCTGCTTTTCAGGAGCTTCGGCACTTCCTTCCGAAACTCTTGCAGAGTGGGAACGGCAGACCGGATCTGTCATCTGCGAGGCCTTTGGTCAGACCGAGACAGGTCCCGTTATTGCTGCAAACCCGCGAGACGGCCTGCGCAAAGCTGGTTCCGTCGGGTTGATTCTGCCGCAAACAGAGGTCGAGATCGTCGATGCTCAGGATGGAGAGACTGTTCTGCCCGCAGGAGAAATCGGCGAAATACGTGCACGCGGACCTCAGATGATGCGCGGTTATCGCAATCGTCCCGAAGAGACCGCACAGACGCTGCGCGATGGCTGGGTATACACCGGCGACATCGGCTTCCTTGATACAGATGGATATCTGAACATCAGGGACCGCAAGAAGGACATGGTCATTGTGAGCGGCTTCAATGTCTACCCACGGGAGATTGAAGAAGCCTTGTACGGGGTGTCAGGTGTGCTCGAGGCAGCGGTTATCGGTGTCCCTCACCCGCACAAGGGGGAAGTGCTCCACGCACAGATTGTTGCGCCCGGTCTCTCAACCCAGTCCGTCATGGAGCAGCTCGCACAGCGGCTGACCCGATACAAATTGCCAGCCAGTGTCGAGATCGTCGAGGCGCTTCCGAAGACGCCAATCGGCAAGGTCGACAAGGTTGCCTTGCGCGAAGCAGCGCAAGCAAACGGAAAATCTTAG
- the dctP gene encoding TRAP transporter substrate-binding protein DctP, whose amino-acid sequence MGKDPRMNTFKAMLCAVAGMTVLMPGSASAETVLRVGTFLPPQGVWHGPLEHFIETVNAKGSDIKLELVADPSSVSPFQLGDAVSGGVVDIAYLSGAFYTNLVPEADANKLFNIPVAELRENGAMDVLDQIHRQKMGAVFLGKLGDGIKYHIYTDKESSEPRFEGWNMRGTPLYRPFMESLGVNVIQMQGSEVYSAMEGGVVDGYAWPLWGIKDLGLLEVTKYRVEPGFYNAEISVLFNENSWNGLSEDQQKMMQDATIETEQWFIDYRNKIDDEQRSIQDEAGIQPVTFSEEDSKAFVTAADKAGWDVVLKNSPENGERIKELTYQDNQ is encoded by the coding sequence ATGGGAAAGGACCCACGCATGAATACTTTTAAAGCAATGTTGTGTGCAGTTGCCGGAATGACTGTCCTGATGCCTGGAAGCGCTTCAGCAGAGACAGTTTTGCGGGTAGGAACGTTTCTTCCACCACAAGGCGTTTGGCACGGACCGCTCGAACACTTTATTGAAACCGTCAACGCCAAGGGTTCCGACATCAAACTCGAGCTTGTTGCGGACCCCTCATCGGTCAGCCCTTTTCAGCTCGGTGACGCCGTCTCCGGCGGCGTGGTCGACATCGCCTATCTCTCGGGCGCCTTCTATACCAATCTGGTCCCTGAGGCTGACGCCAACAAGCTGTTCAACATTCCGGTCGCCGAACTTCGCGAGAACGGTGCGATGGATGTTCTCGATCAGATCCACCGCCAAAAGATGGGCGCCGTGTTCCTCGGAAAACTCGGTGATGGAATCAAGTATCATATCTACACCGACAAGGAGAGCAGTGAACCGCGCTTTGAAGGCTGGAATATGAGAGGCACTCCCTTGTATCGGCCATTCATGGAATCTCTGGGTGTCAACGTCATCCAGATGCAGGGGTCTGAAGTCTATTCTGCGATGGAAGGAGGCGTTGTCGATGGCTACGCTTGGCCTTTGTGGGGCATCAAGGATCTTGGACTGCTCGAAGTCACGAAATATCGGGTTGAGCCCGGCTTTTACAATGCCGAAATCAGTGTTCTGTTCAATGAGAACAGCTGGAATGGTCTGAGCGAAGATCAGCAGAAGATGATGCAAGACGCCACGATCGAAACCGAGCAGTGGTTTATCGATTACCGCAACAAGATCGACGATGAACAGCGGAGCATCCAGGACGAAGCCGGGATTCAACCGGTGACGTTTTCGGAAGAAGACAGCAAGGCGTTTGTCACGGCGGCAGACAAGGCCGGATGGGACGTGGTCCTGAAAAACTCACCGGAAAATGGTGAGCGGATCAAGGAACTCACGTACCAGGATAACCAGTAA
- a CDS encoding TRAP transporter small permease: MIKLIDSAMGRICDAFGFAASLVIAFLALSVGAEVVVRNLGLPAFGWTLEMCEYGLLLVSFLGAPWVLRRHDHISVDVLVRHVSPRTRLRMLTVADMFAALTCAVLAYYATQAALDAYAKGSLLFKYLVVPQWIVLSVLPLGMSLLVIEFLLRIYRRGSETANTNSEVEIT, encoded by the coding sequence ATGATAAAACTGATCGACAGCGCCATGGGGCGCATCTGCGATGCCTTCGGGTTCGCCGCCAGCCTGGTGATTGCGTTTCTGGCGCTGTCGGTCGGTGCAGAGGTTGTTGTACGCAACCTCGGCCTTCCCGCTTTTGGCTGGACGCTGGAAATGTGTGAATATGGCCTGCTTCTGGTCAGCTTCCTGGGGGCGCCTTGGGTGCTTCGCCGTCACGACCACATAAGCGTCGATGTGCTTGTCCGTCATGTCTCGCCTCGCACTCGCCTTCGTATGCTGACCGTCGCCGACATGTTTGCAGCTTTGACCTGTGCCGTCCTGGCCTATTACGCGACCCAGGCCGCGCTGGATGCATATGCGAAGGGCTCACTTCTCTTCAAGTACCTGGTCGTGCCCCAGTGGATCGTGCTTTCGGTCCTTCCCTTGGGGATGAGCTTGCTGGTCATCGAGTTCCTTCTGCGTATCTACCGCCGCGGTTCGGAGACCGCCAACACAAATTCTGAGGTAGAAATCACATGA
- a CDS encoding TRAP transporter large permease, translated as MGWEVMLSLMGGLLVVLMGIGVPVAFAFLALNLAGAYLILGGESGLRLLALSTTEAVTSFSLVPIPLFILMGEILLHTGLATRAIHAIERLIAGVPGRLSLVAVVSGGVFASLSGSSIANTAVLGRVLLPEMLRLGYHPLLSIGPILAIGGVAMLIPPSALAVLFGSLAGISISKLLLAGIVPGIILAALFFIFIVAVSRLRPDLAPAQPEETEPFRARWRPFLIYVLPLMIIVIVVVGSILSGIATPTESAALGSIATVLVAACYRSLSWKVISKALSGTAATTATIFIIISGSIAFSQILSFSGTTRQLVAVVTSMDIEIGTLVLMMLLVALLLGMLMDQISIMLITLPFFMPLINLGGVDPIWFGVMMLIALEVGLITPPFGLLLFIMQSVAPEGVTMRQILSSITPYIGIEIFGLFLIFAFPALALWLPGFM; from the coding sequence ATGGGTTGGGAAGTCATGCTCTCTCTGATGGGCGGTCTGCTGGTCGTCCTCATGGGAATTGGGGTGCCGGTAGCTTTCGCATTTCTCGCGCTTAATCTTGCAGGTGCGTATCTAATCCTAGGTGGTGAGTCAGGCCTGCGCCTGCTCGCGTTGAGCACCACCGAAGCCGTGACTTCATTTTCACTTGTGCCCATCCCGCTTTTCATCCTTATGGGCGAGATACTTCTCCATACCGGTTTGGCGACCCGAGCGATCCACGCAATCGAGCGCTTGATTGCCGGCGTTCCCGGTCGTCTGTCGCTGGTGGCTGTGGTCAGTGGAGGTGTTTTCGCCTCGTTGTCAGGATCCAGCATCGCCAACACTGCGGTCTTGGGCAGGGTGCTTCTGCCCGAAATGCTGCGTCTCGGCTATCACCCGCTTCTCAGCATCGGGCCCATTCTTGCCATCGGCGGGGTTGCCATGCTGATCCCGCCCTCAGCACTTGCAGTCCTTTTCGGAAGCCTTGCAGGGATCTCGATCTCAAAGCTTCTTCTCGCAGGCATTGTACCGGGCATCATACTGGCCGCACTCTTCTTCATTTTCATTGTTGCCGTGTCGCGCCTCCGGCCAGATCTGGCGCCTGCACAACCAGAAGAGACCGAACCGTTTCGCGCCCGGTGGCGTCCATTCCTGATTTACGTTTTGCCGTTGATGATCATCGTCATCGTCGTGGTTGGCAGTATCCTGAGCGGCATTGCGACTCCAACTGAATCCGCCGCACTGGGCAGCATCGCCACGGTTCTGGTCGCTGCCTGCTACCGCTCGTTAAGCTGGAAGGTTATCAGCAAGGCGCTGTCGGGCACCGCAGCAACCACCGCCACCATCTTTATCATCATCAGTGGTTCCATCGCATTCTCTCAGATTCTTTCGTTTTCCGGCACGACCAGACAGCTCGTGGCAGTCGTGACCTCAATGGATATTGAGATCGGAACGCTGGTACTTATGATGCTGCTGGTTGCATTGTTGCTGGGGATGTTGATGGACCAGATCAGCATCATGCTGATAACGCTGCCGTTCTTCATGCCCCTGATAAATCTCGGAGGTGTTGATCCGATATGGTTCGGCGTGATGATGCTGATTGCACTTGAGGTCGGGCTTATCACGCCACCCTTTGGGCTTCTCCTTTTCATCATGCAATCAGTTGCACCAGAGGGTGTGACAATGCGTCAGATCCTGAGCAGCATCACGCCTTACATCGGCATCGAGATTTTCGGACTGTTCTTGATCTTCGCCTTTCCCGCCCTTGCACTTTGGCTCCCAGGATTTATGTAA
- a CDS encoding indolepyruvate ferredoxin oxidoreductase family protein, translating to MLTVPQSHPLSPIEERFTLESGKVHLTGTQALVRVLVDQRRRDIAAGVQTGGFVSGYRGSPLGGLDHQLWRSAKLLEEHNIVFEPGLNEDLAATAVWGSQLTALNADRTVEGVIGLWYGKGPGLDRSMDALKHGNSAGSSRWGGVLAIAGDDHGASSSTLAHQSDHGFIAAQMPVIAPATVAEIYRFGLLGYALSRYSGLWVGMTALTEVVEGSASVDISPGAISLPELDEPGSLHIRWPDPPAAMEARLIGERMQAVARFAGTGVFDQVVCRSDRPWLGIVAPGKAALDVVDALRILGLSLDEAASLGVSIYKPGLVWPLAQPGLRDFSDGHSTLLVIEEKRPVVEDQIARIFYGQTSAPTLIGKHDEQGRNLVPETGVLDTAFLAKLLGERILEQRPDLEKLRNRVASLRTSLSSRPAPAAPERPPYFCAGCPHNTSTKVPDGSKAMAGIGCHGMASWLPDRQIESMTHMGGEGMHWIGQQRFTTEKHRFQNLGDGTYAHSASLNIRAAVAAASNITFKLLYNDAVAMTGGQPVEGGLTPQQMVSQVVAEGVKKVVLVTDDVDRYRDRNGLPPQVEVLDRSEMDRVQRELREIEGVTVLLYEQTCATELRRRRKRGEAKRPDLRVVIDERVCEGCGDCHTQSGCIAIEPLETALGRKRQINQSSCNLDTSCLKGFCPSFVTVSGATGTKKKKVASPSSSNSIELEEPMIKAPTDPYNIMLPGVGGTGIVTISQILAMAAHLEGLSATSLDMAGLAQKNGAVTSHVRISQNEHFAAAKIPAESTDLLIATDLVVAEAPAVRTTLSPARTHIIANSDVMPTLSFVFDGNAGANGGERIDRLRALAFDLRDIPAEGIAVDLFGDGIAKNMIMLGYAWQCGLIPLQRQSIERAIELNGAAVAMNKEAFDAGRRLASPAQGSKPVAKPKALPQLDETAMVEQLTSYQGSQWANRFKKSLEPLRVSESQSGGDGSLTSTAARSLLKLMTYKDEYEVARLHSDGQLDRRLQSMFDGDMNVTYHLAPPFLSRIDPATGRPRKIAFGSWIRPLFSGLAKARFLRGTLLDPFGYAAERREERALISEFETIISDMSKKLASEDLAVVKRVLELPLEIRGFGPVKQEAISKYRSELVRLSASVSNDEAKNLIDG from the coding sequence ATGCTCACAGTTCCCCAATCGCACCCCCTCTCCCCCATCGAAGAACGCTTTACACTGGAGTCGGGAAAGGTTCATCTGACCGGCACCCAGGCGCTGGTCCGTGTTCTGGTTGATCAGCGCCGCCGGGACATTGCTGCCGGAGTTCAAACCGGGGGTTTCGTTTCAGGCTATCGCGGCTCACCCCTTGGTGGCCTTGATCATCAGTTGTGGCGTTCGGCGAAGCTGCTTGAAGAACACAATATCGTCTTCGAGCCAGGTTTGAACGAGGACCTCGCCGCGACGGCTGTGTGGGGATCACAACTTACGGCTTTGAACGCTGACCGTACCGTTGAGGGTGTGATTGGTCTTTGGTACGGCAAGGGGCCCGGGCTCGACCGCTCGATGGATGCGCTCAAACATGGCAATTCGGCTGGTTCAAGCCGGTGGGGCGGGGTGCTTGCAATTGCCGGCGATGACCACGGCGCGTCTTCATCAACACTGGCGCACCAGTCTGATCACGGGTTCATTGCGGCACAGATGCCTGTCATCGCACCGGCAACGGTGGCGGAGATCTATCGCTTTGGTCTGCTCGGATATGCCCTGTCGAGATATTCCGGTCTCTGGGTCGGAATGACTGCACTGACCGAGGTGGTGGAAGGATCCGCTTCGGTCGATATCTCGCCCGGTGCCATATCCCTCCCGGAACTTGATGAACCCGGAAGCCTGCACATTCGTTGGCCGGACCCGCCTGCGGCGATGGAAGCTCGCCTCATTGGCGAAAGAATGCAGGCCGTGGCAAGATTTGCTGGAACCGGAGTGTTCGACCAGGTGGTTTGTCGAAGTGATCGTCCCTGGCTCGGGATAGTCGCTCCCGGCAAAGCCGCGCTCGACGTCGTTGACGCTTTGAGAATCCTGGGGCTGTCGCTCGATGAGGCCGCCAGTCTTGGAGTGAGCATCTACAAGCCTGGTCTCGTTTGGCCACTCGCCCAACCCGGGCTACGCGATTTTTCGGACGGCCATTCAACGTTGCTCGTTATCGAAGAGAAGCGTCCCGTGGTGGAGGACCAGATTGCACGTATTTTCTATGGCCAGACGTCCGCTCCCACCCTGATCGGGAAGCATGACGAGCAAGGCCGAAACCTTGTTCCGGAAACGGGGGTTCTGGATACAGCATTCCTGGCGAAGTTGCTCGGTGAACGGATTCTGGAGCAACGCCCGGACCTTGAGAAATTAAGGAACCGCGTTGCATCACTCCGGACTTCTCTGAGCTCAAGGCCGGCTCCAGCTGCGCCTGAAAGGCCACCTTACTTTTGTGCCGGTTGTCCTCACAATACCTCGACGAAAGTCCCCGACGGCAGCAAAGCCATGGCAGGCATCGGCTGTCATGGAATGGCCAGCTGGCTTCCTGACCGCCAGATAGAGTCCATGACCCACATGGGCGGTGAAGGAATGCACTGGATCGGGCAGCAACGGTTCACGACAGAGAAGCACCGCTTCCAGAATCTTGGAGATGGAACCTATGCTCATTCGGCATCGCTGAACATCAGGGCAGCCGTTGCTGCCGCCTCAAACATCACGTTCAAGCTACTCTACAATGATGCGGTGGCAATGACCGGCGGCCAGCCGGTTGAAGGCGGGCTGACGCCTCAGCAAATGGTCAGCCAGGTTGTGGCAGAAGGCGTCAAGAAGGTGGTTCTGGTCACCGATGATGTGGACCGCTATCGCGATCGCAACGGCTTGCCGCCTCAAGTTGAGGTGCTTGATCGCAGTGAAATGGATCGCGTCCAGCGCGAATTGAGGGAAATCGAAGGCGTCACGGTCCTTCTTTACGAGCAGACTTGTGCGACGGAGCTGCGCAGACGGCGCAAACGTGGAGAAGCCAAGCGTCCGGATCTCCGCGTGGTCATTGATGAGAGGGTTTGTGAGGGATGCGGTGATTGCCATACGCAATCGGGCTGCATTGCAATCGAGCCCCTTGAAACGGCTCTCGGTCGGAAGCGTCAGATCAACCAGTCCTCATGTAATCTGGATACTTCCTGCCTCAAGGGATTTTGCCCGAGTTTTGTGACTGTGAGCGGCGCGACTGGAACGAAGAAGAAGAAAGTTGCCTCTCCATCGTCCTCAAATTCGATCGAACTTGAGGAGCCGATGATCAAAGCTCCGACAGACCCATACAACATCATGCTTCCCGGAGTTGGGGGGACAGGCATTGTTACCATTTCGCAGATCCTTGCGATGGCAGCGCATCTTGAGGGCCTGAGCGCGACTTCGCTGGACATGGCGGGTCTCGCGCAGAAGAATGGCGCAGTGACAAGCCATGTTCGGATATCGCAAAACGAGCACTTCGCTGCCGCGAAGATCCCCGCAGAGAGCACCGATCTCCTGATCGCCACGGATTTGGTCGTGGCTGAGGCACCAGCGGTCCGGACAACACTTTCGCCCGCCCGAACACACATCATCGCCAATTCGGATGTCATGCCGACACTTTCCTTCGTTTTTGACGGCAATGCCGGGGCCAATGGCGGCGAGCGGATCGATCGGTTAAGAGCACTCGCGTTCGACCTGCGGGACATCCCTGCAGAAGGCATCGCTGTTGATCTGTTCGGGGATGGCATTGCCAAGAACATGATCATGCTGGGATATGCTTGGCAGTGTGGCCTGATCCCGCTGCAACGGCAGAGCATCGAACGCGCTATAGAACTCAACGGTGCCGCAGTGGCGATGAACAAGGAGGCGTTCGACGCCGGGCGCCGGCTCGCGTCCCCTGCCCAGGGGTCCAAACCGGTGGCAAAGCCGAAAGCTCTGCCGCAGCTTGATGAAACGGCAATGGTTGAGCAACTCACGTCCTATCAGGGCAGCCAATGGGCAAATCGTTTCAAGAAATCGCTCGAACCACTTCGTGTGTCCGAGAGCCAATCTGGTGGCGATGGCAGTCTCACATCGACCGCAGCGCGCTCGTTGCTGAAACTGATGACCTACAAGGATGAATACGAAGTGGCGCGGCTGCATTCCGATGGCCAATTGGACCGGCGACTGCAAAGCATGTTTGATGGCGATATGAATGTAACCTATCATCTGGCGCCACCATTTCTCTCACGGATAGATCCGGCGACAGGTCGGCCGCGAAAGATTGCGTTTGGATCGTGGATCCGTCCCTTGTTTTCCGGTCTTGCCAAGGCAAGATTCCTCCGCGGAACATTGCTGGATCCGTTTGGCTATGCGGCAGAGCGACGCGAAGAACGGGCTTTGATTTCCGAGTTCGAAACAATCATAAGTGACATGAGCAAGAAACTGGCTTCAGAAGATCTGGCGGTTGTGAAACGGGTTCTCGAATTGCCGCTTGAAATCAGAGGTTTTGGCCCCGTCAAGCAAGAAGCAATTTCAAAATACCGCAGCGAGTTGGTCCGATTGTCGGCTTCGGTTTCAAACGATGAAGCAAAGAATTTGATCGATGGGTAA
- a CDS encoding TetR family transcriptional regulator: protein MGKQPAVKIPRTNRKNSARRELIVRRAAELFDERGVTHTSIEEIASAIGVTREAIYYYFSDKLDILLEIIYPESVSLDAGLQRIMALEISVREKLVLAIENHLHRFNPNYLEMVLSVRRLGRLKADTRVVPLLNIWRRYQRSWIDLVADGQERGELPEHLDPKVVAYALLGMCNSPSTWFRPSANLSIDDLAATFVELILNGVLLRDPAAKAEAAPHNE, encoded by the coding sequence ATGGGTAAGCAGCCTGCAGTCAAGATCCCGCGAACGAACAGAAAAAACTCGGCACGTCGCGAACTGATTGTGCGCCGAGCGGCAGAGCTGTTCGATGAAAGGGGCGTTACACACACGTCCATCGAGGAAATCGCCAGCGCCATTGGCGTTACAAGAGAGGCCATTTACTACTATTTTTCGGACAAGCTCGATATCCTTTTGGAGATCATCTACCCGGAAAGCGTGTCTCTTGACGCAGGTCTTCAGCGGATCATGGCGCTTGAGATCAGCGTCCGCGAGAAGCTTGTTCTGGCGATTGAAAACCACCTTCACCGGTTCAATCCCAACTATCTGGAGATGGTCCTGAGTGTTCGGCGGCTCGGGCGCCTGAAGGCTGATACCCGCGTGGTTCCGCTGCTCAACATATGGCGGCGATATCAGCGCAGCTGGATCGATCTTGTCGCAGACGGCCAGGAACGCGGGGAACTCCCCGAACATCTTGATCCGAAGGTTGTCGCTTATGCCCTGCTCGGCATGTGCAACTCTCCATCGACCTGGTTCAGACCAAGCGCCAATCTCTCGATTGACGATCTGGCTGCGACCTTCGTTGAGCTGATCCTCAATGGCGTGCTTCTGCGCGACCCGGCGGCAAAGGCAGAGGCCGCTCCACACAACGAATAG
- a CDS encoding SDR family NAD(P)-dependent oxidoreductase produces MDISAHVAFVTGGGSGLGAATARYLSKAGAIVAVVDRDKKAAEAVASDCGGLAVVADVTDRASVQSAFDTVCHDLGSAPRIVVNCAGIGNAARIVDRDGNLSLDLFERIIRVNLLGTYTVLSFAARAMAKLPTLNEDGERGVIINTASVAWQDGQIGQTAYAASKGGIASLTLPAARELARDGIRVATIAPGLFETAMTEGLRDDIRAALASNIPFPQRLGHPEEYARAVESIVCNPMINGTIIRLDGAVRLTPR; encoded by the coding sequence ATGGATATCTCGGCTCATGTTGCCTTTGTAACAGGTGGTGGAAGCGGCCTTGGTGCCGCCACGGCGCGCTACCTTTCCAAGGCAGGTGCAATCGTTGCTGTCGTTGATAGGGACAAGAAGGCAGCCGAAGCGGTTGCAAGCGATTGTGGCGGACTGGCCGTCGTTGCCGATGTAACAGACCGGGCATCCGTGCAGAGCGCATTTGACACTGTTTGCCACGATCTCGGCAGCGCGCCGCGGATAGTTGTCAATTGTGCGGGCATCGGCAATGCCGCGAGAATCGTCGACAGGGACGGGAACCTTTCCCTCGATTTGTTCGAACGCATTATTCGTGTCAATCTGCTCGGCACATACACCGTTCTGAGTTTTGCGGCCCGCGCCATGGCCAAGTTGCCTACCCTGAACGAAGACGGAGAACGCGGCGTCATCATCAACACCGCGTCCGTTGCCTGGCAGGACGGGCAGATCGGCCAGACGGCCTATGCTGCTTCAAAAGGCGGTATCGCATCGCTGACGCTTCCAGCTGCACGCGAGCTGGCGCGGGATGGAATTCGTGTGGCGACCATTGCACCAGGGTTGTTTGAAACAGCCATGACTGAAGGTTTGCGTGACGACATCCGCGCCGCCCTTGCCAGCAACATTCCGTTTCCCCAACGCCTTGGCCACCCCGAAGAATATGCACGCGCTGTTGAATCGATCGTGTGCAACCCGATGATCAATGGCACAATCATTCGTCTTGATGGCGCGGTCCGTCTGACACCTCGCTGA